One region of Drosophila teissieri strain GT53w chromosome 2L, Prin_Dtei_1.1, whole genome shotgun sequence genomic DNA includes:
- the LOC122612731 gene encoding uncharacterized protein LOC122612731 — MANPFRWCRMSHDCVLQINVVLVVVGLIFLFDVLSHLYLKEVMFPGLRLYPVSLRPWLFWVRALTMVAYILNAVLGICMARHPSVLKFAGYMLIGCVVLLYTISIGVTRFMYRRRFEFFVEMLVLQMWVRNSLGKVEVEFECCGKTSVVDYQTASSNRTWPIGCCCGEQNCTGCTSKLSKYLWTIEMDVARDNIIVSVVLFMAMIVMVLHFKDVQSLGDSGDVEESSLLAVDDSDAKE; from the coding sequence ATGGCTAATCCGTTTCGCTGGTGTCGCATGTCGCACGACTGCGTCTTGCAGATTAATGTGGTTCTGGTGGTGGTCGGACTGATCTTTCTGTTTGACGTGCTCAGCCACCTCTATCTAAAGGAGGTCATGTTTCCGGGCCTACGTCTATACCCGGTCTCCTTGCGCCCCTGGCTCTTTTGGGTGCGCGCTCTGACTATGGTTGCCTACATTCTGAACGCGGTTCTTGGGATTTGCATGGCCCGACATCCTTCCGTCTTGAAGTTCGCGGGCTATATGCTTATAGGCTGTGTGGTGTTGCTGTACACAATTAGCATCGGAGTGACTCGCTTCATGTATCGCAGAAGATTCGAGTTCTTCGTCGAGATGCTGGTGCTGCAGATGTGGGTAAGAAACAGCCTTGGCAAGGTCGAAGTAGAGTTCGAGTGCTGCGGAAAGACCAGCGTAGTTGACTACCAGACAGCCTCGAGCAACCGCACCTGGCCcatcggctgctgctgcggggaGCAGAACTGCACCGGATGCACTTCGAAGCTTAGCAAGTATCTGTGGACCATCGAAATGGATGTGGCGAGGGATAATATTATCGTATCCGTGGTCTTGTTCATGGCTATGATCGTCATGGTTTTACACTTTAAGGATGTGCAATCCCTCGGCGACTCTGGTGATGTGGAGGAGTCTTCATTACTGGCCGTGGACGACTCGGACGCTAAAGAATAA